From a region of the Malania oleifera isolate guangnan ecotype guangnan chromosome 12, ASM2987363v1, whole genome shotgun sequence genome:
- the LOC131144436 gene encoding uncharacterized protein At4g18490 isoform X1: MSDSQKGASSSVDAKKKTPSLDEEIGKEFLSSWKSISVTDDAIDFDFETVTQGKKKAFSFDKLDMDFNLDGGFDKISSFKVDMPDLDFSCQPKKTGKAKERSEDSASGNHQPKQDHFAFSFDFNDFSFDSSLMKEEKKSNKSQDNKGVALDKSESTSKGSKNRFAEGTSAFDDSTILELPPLGSGTTSKVETPVDGHGNLDSGDDNCPSKSMSANLGVSPAAETLVERTPSNAEETDQENQPLERTVSTKTYAQQINGVLPVQSASGNDSIQDTVSELQTEVCVLDTKVNGNSDGEQTISAKTVPGLGPNREKSRLKDSLLPLLVGPQNSNGEGNALGSDNHALLGSKDDPEPNQGDSGLEDTSITSVSKSALHGSKAHQENHNSTSKFFLAPLNSDKLEEKSRVIDSKFFKRSEELHQASSTCSTIISRGGKSVGTTHLSSADERSFNREEFNADDTQIGNKPVVRSHSTELTDEKHALLGNENSVKDLSSIRDCVCSDDAQNGSKLVGCSGPHDKDVAQGEPLLLGSEKVNVQKTSSAPVNCSGSTGQTIKSSTQKCVNPKLMVSSMASKRTLNISSLEGIKFSSLKAAKRTPDQSSLKSSRMVGLNKDLSSSTFHRQTKSLQKTEQEEQVQGHVTFRTASSVTPEKRTTPTLSLKRKTLEETNVDPVALNPSKRLSESPNESRKLKGASGGLIAEQVCSNANVVDDTAMDVDYDHTASTSDTLQEVNMTMLEIPLGMENDGNVEKAEAFSKELENICNMLKKKHDEAKELLVRAIVNNNNLLMLNHPIYEEKISFQLCSLLHSFFHCFCCGLEILLHSFMIEYIRMVQKFATQLMSREFHT, encoded by the exons ATGTCTGACTCACAAAAGGGAGCTTCTTCCTCTGTTGATGCAAAGAAGAAAACCCCTTCTCTAG ATGAGGAAATTGGAAAGGAATTTCTCAGCTCGTGGAAGTCTATCTCTGTGACAGATGATGCAATAGATTTTGACTTTGAAACAGTCACCCAGGGGAAGAAAAAGGCATTTAGCTTTGATAAACT GGATATGGATTTCAATCTTGATGGCGGTTTTGACAAGATATCATCATTCAAAGTAGATATGCCAGACCTTGATTTCTCTTGCCAACCAAAAAAGACTGGAAAAGCCAAGGAAAGATCAGAAGATTCTGCCAGTGGAAATCATCAACCAAAGCAAGACCATTTTGCCTTCTCCTTTGATTTTAATGA TTTCAGTTTTGATTCAAGCTTgatgaaagaagaaaaaaaatcaaataaaagccAAGACAACAAAGGAGTTGCTTTGGATAAAAGTGAGAGCACTTCAAAGGGATCTAAAAACCGGTTCGCTGAAGGTACTAGTGCATTTGATGATAGCACAATCTTGGAACTTCCACCACTGGGGAGTGGCACCACTTCAAAGGTTGAGACTCCAGTGGATGGTCATGGAAATCTTGATTCTGGGGATGACAATTGTCCTTCAAAATCCATGTCTGCTAATCTAGGTGTGTCACCTGCAGCAGAGACGTTAGTAGAGAGAACACCTTCCAATGCAGAAGAGACAGACCAAGAAAATCAACCATTAGAGAGGACAGTTTCCACTAAAACATATGCTCAGCAGATCAATGGGGTTTTGCCTGTTCAATCTGCATCTGGAAATGATTCAATTCAAGATACTGTTTCAGAATTACAAACAGAAGTGTGTGTGCTGGACACAAAAGTAAATGGAAACTCAGATGGAGAGCAGACTATCAGTGCCAAAACTGTACCTGGATTGGGACCTAATCGTGAAAAGTCACGATTAAAGGATTCATTGTTACCGCTCCTTGTAGGACCACAGAACAGTAATGGTGAAGGGAATGCATTGGGCAGTGATAATCATGCTCTGTTGGGAAGCAAAGATGACCCTGAACCAAACCAAGGTGACTCAGGACTTGAAGATACTTCCATTACAAGCGTCTCGAAGAGCGCTCTGCATGGTTCAAAGGCCCACCAAGAAAACCACAACTCAACTTCAAAGTTTTTTCTGGCCCCATTGAACAG TGATAAATTGGAAGAAAAAAGTAGAGTCATCGATTCAAAGTTTTTTAAGAGATCTGAAGAATTGCATCAAGCATCATCAACTTGTTCAACTATTATCTCACGTGGCGGCAAAAGTGTTGGTACAACACATTTAAGTTCTGCTGATGAGAGAAG TTTTAACAGGGAGGAATTCAATGCTGATGATACACAAATTGGGAACAAACCAGTAGTGAGATCACATAGTACAGAATTAACAGATGAGAAACATGCTTTACTGGGAAATGAGAATAGTGTTAAGGATCTTAGCAGTATTAG GGACTGTGTGTGTTCTGATGATGCACAAAATGGGAGCAAACTGGTTGGCTGTTCTGGTCCACATGATAAAGATGTAGCACAAGGTGAACCTCTTCTGCTGGGAAGTGAAAAAGTTAATGTTCAAAAAACTTCCAG TGCTCCAGTTAATTGTTCTGGCTCAACTGGGCAGACAATTAAATCTAGCACCCAGAAATGTGTAAATCCTAAACTTATGGTTTCAAGCATGGCATCTAAGCGGACATTAAATATTTCTTCCCTTGAAGGGATTAAATTTTCTTCTCTTAAAGCTGCCAAGAGGACACCTGACCAGTCTAGTTTAAAGAGTTCAAG GATGGTGGGTTTGAACAAGGACCTGTCAAGTTCTACATTTCATAGACAAACTAAATCCTTGCAAAAGACAGAGCAAGAAGAGCAAGTACAAGGACACGTGACATTCAGGACAGCCTCTTCTGTTACCCCAGAGAAACGAACAACACCAACTTTATCTTTGAAAAGGAAAACATTAGAG GAAACAAATGTGGATCCAGTGGCCCTAAACCCATCAAAACGTCTCTCTGAATCACCCAATGAAAGCAG AAAACTGAAGGGAGCTTCAGGTGGATTGATTGCTGAACAG GTTTGCAGCAATGCAAACGTTGTAGATGATACTGCCATGGATGTTGACTATGACCATACAGCTTCTACTTCAGATACTCTCCAAGAAGTGAATATGACAATGTTGGAAATTCCTTTAGGAATGGAAAATGATGGAAATGTTGAGAAGGCCGAAGCATTTTCAAAGGAGCTTGAAAAT ATCTGCAACATGCTGAAAAAGAAGCACGATGAAGCGAAGGAATTATTGGTCCGAGCTATTGTAAACAACAATAATCTGCTTATGCTCAACCATCCAATCTATGAAGAGAAGATATCCTTCCAATTGTGTTCACTCTTGCATTCTTTTTTCCATTGCTTTTGTTGTGGTTTGGAAATACTTTTGCACTCCTTCATGATTGAATACATTCGTATGGTTCAGAAATTTGCTACCCAGCTGATGTCCAGGGAATTTCATACCTAA
- the LOC131144436 gene encoding uncharacterized protein At4g18490 isoform X2 — protein sequence MSDSQKGASSSVDAKKKTPSLDEEIGKEFLSSWKSISVTDDAIDFDFETVTQGKKKAFSFDKLDMDFNLDGGFDKISSFKVDMPDLDFSCQPKKTGKAKERSEDSASGNHQPKQDHFAFSFDFNDFSFDSSLMKEEKKSNKSQDNKGVALDKSESTSKGSKNRFAEGTSAFDDSTILELPPLGSGTTSKVETPVDGHGNLDSGDDNCPSKSMSANLGVSPAAETLVERTPSNAEETDQENQPLERTVSTKTYAQQINGVLPVQSASGNDSIQDTVSELQTEVCVLDTKVNGNSDGEQTISAKTVPGLGPNREKSRLKDSLLPLLVGPQNSNGEGNALGSDNHALLGSKDDPEPNQGDSGLEDTSITSVSKSALHGSKAHQENHNSTSKFFLAPLNSDKLEEKSRVIDSKFFKRSEELHQASSTCSTIISRGGKSVGTTHLSSADERREEFNADDTQIGNKPVVRSHSTELTDEKHALLGNENSVKDLSSIRDCVCSDDAQNGSKLVGCSGPHDKDVAQGEPLLLGSEKVNVQKTSSAPVNCSGSTGQTIKSSTQKCVNPKLMVSSMASKRTLNISSLEGIKFSSLKAAKRTPDQSSLKSSRMVGLNKDLSSSTFHRQTKSLQKTEQEEQVQGHVTFRTASSVTPEKRTTPTLSLKRKTLEETNVDPVALNPSKRLSESPNESRKLKGASGGLIAEQVCSNANVVDDTAMDVDYDHTASTSDTLQEVNMTMLEIPLGMENDGNVEKAEAFSKELENICNMLKKKHDEAKELLVRAIVNNNNLLMLNHPIYEEKISFQLCSLLHSFFHCFCCGLEILLHSFMIEYIRMVQKFATQLMSREFHT from the exons ATGTCTGACTCACAAAAGGGAGCTTCTTCCTCTGTTGATGCAAAGAAGAAAACCCCTTCTCTAG ATGAGGAAATTGGAAAGGAATTTCTCAGCTCGTGGAAGTCTATCTCTGTGACAGATGATGCAATAGATTTTGACTTTGAAACAGTCACCCAGGGGAAGAAAAAGGCATTTAGCTTTGATAAACT GGATATGGATTTCAATCTTGATGGCGGTTTTGACAAGATATCATCATTCAAAGTAGATATGCCAGACCTTGATTTCTCTTGCCAACCAAAAAAGACTGGAAAAGCCAAGGAAAGATCAGAAGATTCTGCCAGTGGAAATCATCAACCAAAGCAAGACCATTTTGCCTTCTCCTTTGATTTTAATGA TTTCAGTTTTGATTCAAGCTTgatgaaagaagaaaaaaaatcaaataaaagccAAGACAACAAAGGAGTTGCTTTGGATAAAAGTGAGAGCACTTCAAAGGGATCTAAAAACCGGTTCGCTGAAGGTACTAGTGCATTTGATGATAGCACAATCTTGGAACTTCCACCACTGGGGAGTGGCACCACTTCAAAGGTTGAGACTCCAGTGGATGGTCATGGAAATCTTGATTCTGGGGATGACAATTGTCCTTCAAAATCCATGTCTGCTAATCTAGGTGTGTCACCTGCAGCAGAGACGTTAGTAGAGAGAACACCTTCCAATGCAGAAGAGACAGACCAAGAAAATCAACCATTAGAGAGGACAGTTTCCACTAAAACATATGCTCAGCAGATCAATGGGGTTTTGCCTGTTCAATCTGCATCTGGAAATGATTCAATTCAAGATACTGTTTCAGAATTACAAACAGAAGTGTGTGTGCTGGACACAAAAGTAAATGGAAACTCAGATGGAGAGCAGACTATCAGTGCCAAAACTGTACCTGGATTGGGACCTAATCGTGAAAAGTCACGATTAAAGGATTCATTGTTACCGCTCCTTGTAGGACCACAGAACAGTAATGGTGAAGGGAATGCATTGGGCAGTGATAATCATGCTCTGTTGGGAAGCAAAGATGACCCTGAACCAAACCAAGGTGACTCAGGACTTGAAGATACTTCCATTACAAGCGTCTCGAAGAGCGCTCTGCATGGTTCAAAGGCCCACCAAGAAAACCACAACTCAACTTCAAAGTTTTTTCTGGCCCCATTGAACAG TGATAAATTGGAAGAAAAAAGTAGAGTCATCGATTCAAAGTTTTTTAAGAGATCTGAAGAATTGCATCAAGCATCATCAACTTGTTCAACTATTATCTCACGTGGCGGCAAAAGTGTTGGTACAACACATTTAAGTTCTGCTGATGAGAGAAG GGAGGAATTCAATGCTGATGATACACAAATTGGGAACAAACCAGTAGTGAGATCACATAGTACAGAATTAACAGATGAGAAACATGCTTTACTGGGAAATGAGAATAGTGTTAAGGATCTTAGCAGTATTAG GGACTGTGTGTGTTCTGATGATGCACAAAATGGGAGCAAACTGGTTGGCTGTTCTGGTCCACATGATAAAGATGTAGCACAAGGTGAACCTCTTCTGCTGGGAAGTGAAAAAGTTAATGTTCAAAAAACTTCCAG TGCTCCAGTTAATTGTTCTGGCTCAACTGGGCAGACAATTAAATCTAGCACCCAGAAATGTGTAAATCCTAAACTTATGGTTTCAAGCATGGCATCTAAGCGGACATTAAATATTTCTTCCCTTGAAGGGATTAAATTTTCTTCTCTTAAAGCTGCCAAGAGGACACCTGACCAGTCTAGTTTAAAGAGTTCAAG GATGGTGGGTTTGAACAAGGACCTGTCAAGTTCTACATTTCATAGACAAACTAAATCCTTGCAAAAGACAGAGCAAGAAGAGCAAGTACAAGGACACGTGACATTCAGGACAGCCTCTTCTGTTACCCCAGAGAAACGAACAACACCAACTTTATCTTTGAAAAGGAAAACATTAGAG GAAACAAATGTGGATCCAGTGGCCCTAAACCCATCAAAACGTCTCTCTGAATCACCCAATGAAAGCAG AAAACTGAAGGGAGCTTCAGGTGGATTGATTGCTGAACAG GTTTGCAGCAATGCAAACGTTGTAGATGATACTGCCATGGATGTTGACTATGACCATACAGCTTCTACTTCAGATACTCTCCAAGAAGTGAATATGACAATGTTGGAAATTCCTTTAGGAATGGAAAATGATGGAAATGTTGAGAAGGCCGAAGCATTTTCAAAGGAGCTTGAAAAT ATCTGCAACATGCTGAAAAAGAAGCACGATGAAGCGAAGGAATTATTGGTCCGAGCTATTGTAAACAACAATAATCTGCTTATGCTCAACCATCCAATCTATGAAGAGAAGATATCCTTCCAATTGTGTTCACTCTTGCATTCTTTTTTCCATTGCTTTTGTTGTGGTTTGGAAATACTTTTGCACTCCTTCATGATTGAATACATTCGTATGGTTCAGAAATTTGCTACCCAGCTGATGTCCAGGGAATTTCATACCTAA
- the LOC131144436 gene encoding uncharacterized protein At4g18490 isoform X3, protein MSDSQKGASSSVDAKKKTPSLDEEIGKEFLSSWKSISVTDDAIDFDFETVTQGKKKAFSFDKLDMDFNLDGGFDKISSFKVDMPDLDFSCQPKKTGKAKERSEDSASGNHQPKQDHFAFSFDFNDFSFDSSLMKEEKKSNKSQDNKGVALDKSESTSKGSKNRFAEGTSAFDDSTILELPPLGSGTTSKVETPVDGHGNLDSGDDNCPSKSMSANLGVSPAAETLVERTPSNAEETDQENQPLERTVSTKTYAQQINGVLPVQSASGNDSIQDTVSELQTEVCVLDTKVNGNSDGEQTISAKTVPGLGPNREKSRLKDSLLPLLVGPQNSNGEGNALGSDNHALLGSKDDPEPNQGDSGLEDTSITSVSKSALHGSKAHQENHNSTSKFFLAPLNSDKLEEKSRVIDSKFFKRSEELHQASSTCSTIISRGGKSVGTTHLSSADERSFNREEFNADDTQIGNKPVVRSHSTELTDEKHALLGNENSVKDLSSIRDCVCSDDAQNGSKLVGCSGPHDKDVAQGEPLLLGSEKVNVQKTSSAPVNCSGSTGQTIKSSTQKCVNPKLMVSSMASKRTLNISSLEGIKFSSLKAAKRTPDQSSLKSSRMVGLNKDLSSSTFHRQTKSLQKTEQEEQVQGHVTFRTASSVTPEKRTTPTLSLKRKTLEETNVDPVALNPSKRLSESPNESRKLKGASGGLIAEQVCSNANVVDDTAMDVDYDHTASTSDTLQEVNMTMLEIPLGMENDGNVEKAEAFSKELENICNMLKKKHDEAKELLVRAIVNNNNLLMLNHPIYEEKISFQLNLLPS, encoded by the exons ATGTCTGACTCACAAAAGGGAGCTTCTTCCTCTGTTGATGCAAAGAAGAAAACCCCTTCTCTAG ATGAGGAAATTGGAAAGGAATTTCTCAGCTCGTGGAAGTCTATCTCTGTGACAGATGATGCAATAGATTTTGACTTTGAAACAGTCACCCAGGGGAAGAAAAAGGCATTTAGCTTTGATAAACT GGATATGGATTTCAATCTTGATGGCGGTTTTGACAAGATATCATCATTCAAAGTAGATATGCCAGACCTTGATTTCTCTTGCCAACCAAAAAAGACTGGAAAAGCCAAGGAAAGATCAGAAGATTCTGCCAGTGGAAATCATCAACCAAAGCAAGACCATTTTGCCTTCTCCTTTGATTTTAATGA TTTCAGTTTTGATTCAAGCTTgatgaaagaagaaaaaaaatcaaataaaagccAAGACAACAAAGGAGTTGCTTTGGATAAAAGTGAGAGCACTTCAAAGGGATCTAAAAACCGGTTCGCTGAAGGTACTAGTGCATTTGATGATAGCACAATCTTGGAACTTCCACCACTGGGGAGTGGCACCACTTCAAAGGTTGAGACTCCAGTGGATGGTCATGGAAATCTTGATTCTGGGGATGACAATTGTCCTTCAAAATCCATGTCTGCTAATCTAGGTGTGTCACCTGCAGCAGAGACGTTAGTAGAGAGAACACCTTCCAATGCAGAAGAGACAGACCAAGAAAATCAACCATTAGAGAGGACAGTTTCCACTAAAACATATGCTCAGCAGATCAATGGGGTTTTGCCTGTTCAATCTGCATCTGGAAATGATTCAATTCAAGATACTGTTTCAGAATTACAAACAGAAGTGTGTGTGCTGGACACAAAAGTAAATGGAAACTCAGATGGAGAGCAGACTATCAGTGCCAAAACTGTACCTGGATTGGGACCTAATCGTGAAAAGTCACGATTAAAGGATTCATTGTTACCGCTCCTTGTAGGACCACAGAACAGTAATGGTGAAGGGAATGCATTGGGCAGTGATAATCATGCTCTGTTGGGAAGCAAAGATGACCCTGAACCAAACCAAGGTGACTCAGGACTTGAAGATACTTCCATTACAAGCGTCTCGAAGAGCGCTCTGCATGGTTCAAAGGCCCACCAAGAAAACCACAACTCAACTTCAAAGTTTTTTCTGGCCCCATTGAACAG TGATAAATTGGAAGAAAAAAGTAGAGTCATCGATTCAAAGTTTTTTAAGAGATCTGAAGAATTGCATCAAGCATCATCAACTTGTTCAACTATTATCTCACGTGGCGGCAAAAGTGTTGGTACAACACATTTAAGTTCTGCTGATGAGAGAAG TTTTAACAGGGAGGAATTCAATGCTGATGATACACAAATTGGGAACAAACCAGTAGTGAGATCACATAGTACAGAATTAACAGATGAGAAACATGCTTTACTGGGAAATGAGAATAGTGTTAAGGATCTTAGCAGTATTAG GGACTGTGTGTGTTCTGATGATGCACAAAATGGGAGCAAACTGGTTGGCTGTTCTGGTCCACATGATAAAGATGTAGCACAAGGTGAACCTCTTCTGCTGGGAAGTGAAAAAGTTAATGTTCAAAAAACTTCCAG TGCTCCAGTTAATTGTTCTGGCTCAACTGGGCAGACAATTAAATCTAGCACCCAGAAATGTGTAAATCCTAAACTTATGGTTTCAAGCATGGCATCTAAGCGGACATTAAATATTTCTTCCCTTGAAGGGATTAAATTTTCTTCTCTTAAAGCTGCCAAGAGGACACCTGACCAGTCTAGTTTAAAGAGTTCAAG GATGGTGGGTTTGAACAAGGACCTGTCAAGTTCTACATTTCATAGACAAACTAAATCCTTGCAAAAGACAGAGCAAGAAGAGCAAGTACAAGGACACGTGACATTCAGGACAGCCTCTTCTGTTACCCCAGAGAAACGAACAACACCAACTTTATCTTTGAAAAGGAAAACATTAGAG GAAACAAATGTGGATCCAGTGGCCCTAAACCCATCAAAACGTCTCTCTGAATCACCCAATGAAAGCAG AAAACTGAAGGGAGCTTCAGGTGGATTGATTGCTGAACAG GTTTGCAGCAATGCAAACGTTGTAGATGATACTGCCATGGATGTTGACTATGACCATACAGCTTCTACTTCAGATACTCTCCAAGAAGTGAATATGACAATGTTGGAAATTCCTTTAGGAATGGAAAATGATGGAAATGTTGAGAAGGCCGAAGCATTTTCAAAGGAGCTTGAAAAT ATCTGCAACATGCTGAAAAAGAAGCACGATGAAGCGAAGGAATTATTGGTCCGAGCTATTGTAAACAACAATAATCTGCTTATGCTCAACCATCCAATCTATGAAGAGAAGATATCCTTCCAATT AAATTTGCTACCCAGCTGA